Proteins co-encoded in one Streptomyces sp. NBC_01283 genomic window:
- a CDS encoding DUF4386 domain-containing protein, whose amino-acid sequence MPYRKTAVLVGLLFLSSTLTFSVGSSLLEDYFSGTDSAEGGLLAGVLLESYTALAVAGIGVALFPVLKPHGMRLSVAYLALRCAEGAAIIAVGCYLLVSRNELTDYELLVYAFSGAGGLVLSCLLLRSGLVARWLSVLGLVGYAVLLAGVVSDLLGLVDINSGAGTAFYVPGGLFEAVLPLLLIFKGFRLIVPAPGTSDRDERPMPKGARG is encoded by the coding sequence ATGCCGTACAGGAAGACCGCTGTGCTGGTGGGGTTGCTGTTCCTCTCATCGACGCTCACCTTCTCTGTTGGCAGCTCGCTCCTGGAGGACTATTTCTCCGGGACGGACTCCGCAGAGGGAGGGCTCCTCGCGGGCGTGCTGCTGGAGAGTTACACAGCTCTTGCGGTCGCCGGGATCGGCGTCGCACTGTTCCCCGTACTGAAGCCGCACGGAATGCGCCTCTCGGTCGCGTATCTGGCCCTCAGGTGCGCGGAAGGCGCTGCCATCATTGCGGTCGGGTGCTATCTCCTCGTGAGCAGGAACGAGTTGACGGATTACGAACTGCTGGTCTACGCGTTCTCCGGCGCCGGTGGTCTGGTCCTGTCGTGCCTCCTGCTGCGTTCCGGGCTCGTCGCACGGTGGCTTTCGGTACTCGGACTCGTGGGCTACGCCGTCCTGTTGGCGGGGGTGGTGAGCGACCTGCTGGGGCTCGTGGACATCAACTCCGGCGCGGGGACGGCGTTCTACGTTCCTGGTGGCCTGTTCGAAGCAGTGCTTCCGCTGCTGCTGATCTTCAAGGGATTCCGCCTCATCGTGCCGGCGCCCGGCACGAGCGATCGTGATGAGCGGCCGATGCCCAAA